One genomic segment of Arcobacter porcinus includes these proteins:
- a CDS encoding ABC transporter permease — protein MFKFSLIILILISILMFLLPFFYTISPYELNPNKILLSPSFEHIFGTDILGRDVFARILQGGQTSLMIGFLAASFSSFLGLIVGITAGYFKGTVDRTITIIIDLFLTFPTFFLLLALVSYIEANSLVLIIVISITSWMGMSRMIRSESFALSNKAFIKILNISNVSKTKIILKYFAPLLAPIFLISFSFGVAGAILAESGLSFLGLGVNPPNMSWGSLLSDGKSVIDIAWWLSFFPGLMIFIITFCLIQISDYLQNLANKKD, from the coding sequence ATGTTTAAATTCTCTTTGATAATACTTATATTAATTTCAATATTAATGTTTTTATTACCATTCTTTTATACTATTTCACCCTATGAATTAAATCCAAATAAGATTTTATTATCTCCATCTTTTGAACATATATTTGGAACAGATATTCTAGGAAGAGATGTTTTTGCAAGGATTTTACAAGGTGGACAAACTTCACTGATGATTGGATTTTTAGCAGCTAGTTTTTCATCTTTTTTAGGACTTATTGTTGGTATTACAGCTGGATATTTTAAAGGAACTGTTGATAGAACAATTACAATTATAATTGATCTATTTTTGACTTTTCCTACATTTTTCTTGCTTCTTGCATTGGTTTCATATATTGAAGCAAATTCACTTGTTTTAATTATTGTAATTTCAATAACAAGCTGGATGGGAATGTCAAGAATGATAAGAAGTGAGAGTTTTGCTCTATCAAATAAAGCATTTATAAAAATATTAAATATCTCAAATGTGAGTAAAACAAAGATAATATTAAAATATTTTGCTCCACTTTTAGCACCTATTTTTTTAATCTCTTTCTCATTTGGAGTTGCAGGTGCTATATTAGCAGAATCAGGATTGTCATTTTTAGGACTTGGAGTTAATCCACCAAATATGAGTTGGGGAAGTTTGTTAAGTGATGGAAAAAGTGTAATAGATATAGCTTGGTGGCTAAGCTTTTTTCCTGGACTTATGATATTTATAATCACTTTTTGTTTAATACAAATAAGTGATTATTTACAAAACTTAGCTAATAAAAAAGATTAA
- a CDS encoding TlpA family protein disulfide reductase produces the protein MKFKALSILLIFISLFFTACEKKEKNDNKIVDETLKIVKNTKFTMSTIDKSQINFTIEDDKILLENSDNKIVLLSFFATWCPPCKAEIPGLVKLQETYKNDIIIVGLLLEDFKTDEDILEFSQSFDINYTITNSSKTFDFAKALGGIKAIPTIYILDKEGNTFKKITGLAPAEMLDIDIKKLLER, from the coding sequence ATGAAGTTTAAAGCTTTATCTATTTTATTAATTTTTATATCATTATTCTTTACAGCTTGTGAAAAAAAAGAGAAAAATGATAATAAAATAGTAGATGAAACGCTTAAAATTGTTAAAAATACTAAATTTACTATGAGTACAATTGATAAATCTCAAATAAATTTCACTATTGAAGATGATAAAATTCTTCTTGAAAATAGTGATAATAAAATAGTATTATTAAGTTTCTTTGCAACTTGGTGTCCTCCTTGTAAGGCTGAAATCCCAGGTCTTGTAAAGCTACAAGAGACATACAAAAATGATATTATAATTGTTGGTTTACTTTTAGAAGATTTCAAAACAGATGAAGATATTTTAGAGTTTTCTCAAAGTTTTGATATAAATTATACTATCACAAACTCTAGTAAAACTTTTGATTTTGCAAAAGCCTTAGGTGGAATAAAAGCTATCCCAACTATTTATATTCTTGATAAAGAGGGAAATACTTTTAAAAAAATAACTGGATTAGCACCAGCTGAAATGCTAGATATTGATATAAAAAAACTTTTAGAGAGATAA
- a CDS encoding flagellar hook-length control protein FliK: MLVSNQSTLNILLANNNSQLKELLTQTNINNISNMIDLDSENISSLKDISNLIKELISSLKDGSKSNINLENLFKNSEIFKNLGTLGSNLSQLLKMLDENENLSSLKTAFEPFLKTLKDGSSLNIKDLMSNSGIFLENKLLNSSKFNLDFDLKTNLLKLQEFFINKSDTNSNENLKVINNLLTQIELSQIASIALNSNFVVIPFLWDLLEDGFIQMKQKEEDKFFCQINLNLKEFGKLELMLFLYEKDKIDITIYAMNKDSKELIKDNINKLRKAFKSIDLVPINIKILDLKKDNDTIFKNFENIESEFNLSNKIDIRV; this comes from the coding sequence ATGTTAGTATCAAATCAATCCACATTAAATATACTTTTAGCAAATAACAATTCTCAATTAAAAGAGTTATTAACTCAAACAAATATTAATAATATATCAAATATGATTGATTTGGATAGTGAAAATATTTCATCTTTAAAAGATATATCAAATCTTATAAAAGAGCTTATTTCTTCATTAAAAGATGGTTCTAAATCAAATATAAATTTAGAAAACTTATTTAAAAATAGTGAGATTTTTAAGAATTTAGGAACACTGGGTTCAAATTTATCACAACTTTTAAAGATGCTTGATGAAAATGAGAATCTTTCAAGTTTAAAAACAGCATTTGAGCCTTTTTTAAAAACTTTAAAAGATGGAAGTAGTTTAAATATAAAAGATCTGATGAGTAATAGTGGAATATTTCTAGAAAATAAACTACTAAATAGTTCAAAATTTAATTTAGATTTTGATTTAAAAACAAATCTTCTAAAACTTCAAGAGTTTTTTATAAATAAAAGTGATACAAACTCAAATGAAAACTTAAAAGTAATAAATAATCTTTTAACACAAATTGAACTAAGCCAAATAGCTTCTATTGCTTTGAATTCAAACTTTGTTGTGATTCCTTTTTTATGGGATTTATTAGAAGATGGTTTTATACAGATGAAACAAAAAGAAGAAGATAAGTTTTTTTGCCAAATAAACTTAAATTTAAAAGAGTTTGGGAAATTGGAATTAATGCTATTTTTGTATGAAAAAGATAAAATTGACATCACAATTTATGCTATGAACAAAGATTCAAAAGAGTTAATAAAAGATAATATAAATAAACTAAGAAAAGCTTTTAAAAGTATTGATTTAGTTCCAATAAATATTAAAATATTGGATCTTAAAAAAGACAATGACACTATTTTTAAAAACTTTGAGAATATTGAATCTGAATTTAATTTATCAAATAAGATTGATATTAGGGTTTAA
- the rny gene encoding ribonuclease Y — MESILIAVVAATFSSALTIFVVRKINKAKFEVFIEQAKAKARIIEHEAEVALKDAQIRAKIECDKEFRNAKKDYEQMFLKIERKEQELNEHLECELRQIKREKEQIEDNNRKIKSLKEGIEEQKRSYEQKKLEAIKILENGSGLTKEEAKELLLKKVEEDSRATISSMFRRKYKIAEQNSKQEVNNILSQAVTRYAGEFAAERLINNIPLNDEETKGKIIGKEGRNIKTLEMLLGVDIIIDDTPNTITISSFNLYRRAIATKTIQELLEDGRIQPARIEEIYKKVQAEFDKNIQKEGEDVVMELGIKSMHPELIKLVGRLRYRASYGQNALAHTLEVAHLAGLIAAQMGGDAILARRAGIMHDIGKALTHEAPGSHVDLGADICKRYGECETVINAIYAHHGHEEPINVESAAVCAADALSAARPGARREVLESFLKRVEEIENITTSKVGVTNAYAINAGREVRVIVNAELVNDDEAVLLATEIAKEIEEKVQYPGEIKINVIRELRAESYAR, encoded by the coding sequence ATGGAGAGTATATTAATAGCAGTCGTTGCTGCAACATTTAGCTCAGCTCTTACTATTTTTGTTGTTAGGAAAATAAATAAAGCAAAATTTGAAGTATTTATTGAACAAGCAAAAGCAAAAGCAAGAATAATAGAACATGAAGCTGAAGTTGCACTAAAAGATGCTCAAATAAGAGCTAAAATAGAGTGTGATAAAGAGTTCAGAAATGCAAAAAAAGATTATGAACAGATGTTTTTGAAAATTGAAAGAAAAGAGCAAGAACTAAATGAACATCTTGAGTGTGAACTAAGACAAATAAAAAGAGAAAAAGAGCAAATAGAGGATAATAATAGGAAAATAAAAAGTTTAAAAGAGGGAATTGAAGAGCAAAAAAGATCTTACGAACAGAAGAAATTAGAAGCTATCAAAATACTAGAAAATGGTTCAGGACTTACAAAAGAAGAGGCAAAAGAGTTATTACTTAAAAAAGTAGAAGAGGATTCAAGAGCTACTATTTCATCTATGTTTAGAAGAAAATATAAAATAGCTGAACAAAATTCAAAACAAGAGGTAAATAATATTTTATCTCAAGCAGTTACTAGATATGCAGGTGAATTTGCAGCTGAAAGACTTATAAATAATATTCCTTTAAATGACGAAGAGACAAAAGGTAAAATTATTGGTAAAGAGGGAAGAAATATTAAAACTCTTGAGATGCTTTTAGGAGTTGATATTATTATTGATGATACACCAAATACTATTACAATTTCATCTTTTAATCTTTATAGAAGAGCAATCGCAACAAAAACTATTCAAGAACTTTTAGAAGATGGAAGAATTCAACCAGCAAGAATTGAAGAGATATATAAGAAAGTTCAAGCTGAATTTGATAAAAATATCCAAAAAGAGGGTGAAGATGTTGTTATGGAGCTTGGAATAAAATCTATGCATCCAGAACTTATAAAACTTGTTGGAAGATTAAGATATAGAGCATCTTATGGACAAAATGCTTTAGCTCATACTTTAGAAGTCGCTCATCTAGCAGGACTTATTGCTGCACAAATGGGTGGAGATGCAATCTTAGCAAGAAGAGCTGGAATTATGCATGATATTGGAAAAGCATTAACTCATGAAGCTCCAGGAAGCCATGTTGATTTGGGTGCAGATATTTGTAAAAGATATGGAGAGTGTGAAACGGTTATAAATGCAATTTATGCTCATCACGGTCATGAAGAACCAATAAATGTTGAAAGTGCAGCTGTTTGTGCAGCTGATGCTTTAAGTGCAGCAAGACCAGGAGCTAGAAGAGAAGTTTTAGAGAGCTTCTTAAAAAGAGTTGAAGAGATTGAAAATATAACAACAAGTAAAGTTGGAGTTACAAATGCTTATGCAATAAATGCTGGACGAGAAGTGAGAGTTATTGTAAATGCAGAGCTTGTAAATGATGATGAAGCAGTTTTACTAGCAACAGAAATAGCAAAAGAGATTGAAGAAAAAGTGCAATATCCAGGTGAAATTAAAATAAATGTAATAAGAGAGCTAAGAGCTGAAAGTTATGCAAGATAA
- a CDS encoding 5-formyltetrahydrofolate cyclo-ligase translates to MITNQKSSFRKLCLKRLKEVSLQSKYIKNKIVIDNLNKIIKEKKANNILLYIPLKLEVDVKPLINSLRKAKKNVYVPFMQEDSFKAVKYRLPLKQKRFGIKEPENSFLKTRKIDLAIVPIVGIDKLKKRIGFGKGMYDRFFYRLNYKPTTVFVQLVLCKSEEILSDDYDIEADYIITG, encoded by the coding sequence ATGATAACAAATCAAAAAAGCAGTTTTAGAAAATTATGTTTAAAAAGGCTTAAAGAAGTTTCACTTCAATCAAAGTATATAAAAAATAAGATAGTTATTGATAATTTAAATAAAATTATAAAAGAGAAAAAAGCTAATAATATTTTGCTCTATATACCACTTAAACTAGAGGTAGATGTAAAACCTCTAATAAATAGTTTAAGAAAAGCTAAAAAAAATGTTTATGTGCCTTTTATGCAAGAAGATAGTTTTAAAGCTGTGAAATATAGGTTACCTTTAAAACAAAAAAGATTTGGAATAAAAGAGCCAGAAAATTCTTTTTTAAAGACAAGAAAAATAGATTTAGCAATTGTTCCAATTGTTGGAATTGATAAATTGAAAAAAAGAATTGGTTTTGGAAAAGGTATGTATGATAGATTCTTTTATAGGTTAAATTATAAACCAACAACTGTTTTTGTTCAATTAGTACTTTGTAAAAGTGAAGAGATTTTAAGTGATGATTACGATATTGAAGCAGATTATATAATTACAGGTTAG
- a CDS encoding MlaA family lipoprotein, whose amino-acid sequence MKRFLFIFFISSLILFANDENIQENLENDNNISQEEILNESRKYDPLSGYNRAMTHFNYGFYSYVTRPMAKGYAYVVPETARVGIDNFFTNLLFPVRFVNNLLQLKFKNAGKELGRFLINTIWGFGGFMDQATHTVGMDIYRENFGSTLAYWGVGEGVHIVLPFFGPSNLRDAFGSIFDVVLSPTQYTGHNTIPYKIPQKIDHGYAIATFYGVNLVSFDPDSLEKLSERRVDLYEVLKYYYNQKRDEELKKTFETGE is encoded by the coding sequence TTGAAACGATTTTTATTTATATTTTTTATCTCTAGTTTAATTTTATTTGCAAATGATGAAAATATTCAAGAAAACTTAGAAAATGACAATAACATATCTCAAGAAGAGATTTTAAATGAGAGTAGAAAATATGATCCTCTAAGCGGATACAATAGAGCTATGACTCATTTTAATTATGGTTTTTATTCTTATGTTACAAGACCTATGGCAAAAGGATATGCATATGTTGTTCCAGAAACAGCAAGAGTTGGAATTGATAATTTTTTTACAAATTTACTTTTTCCAGTAAGATTTGTAAATAATTTACTTCAATTAAAATTTAAAAATGCAGGTAAAGAGCTAGGAAGATTTTTAATAAACACTATTTGGGGATTTGGTGGTTTTATGGATCAAGCTACTCATACAGTTGGAATGGATATATATAGAGAAAACTTCGGAAGTACACTTGCATATTGGGGTGTTGGTGAAGGAGTTCATATTGTTTTACCTTTTTTTGGTCCATCAAATTTAAGAGATGCTTTTGGTTCTATTTTTGATGTAGTATTATCACCAACTCAATATACAGGTCATAATACAATTCCATACAAAATACCTCAAAAAATAGATCACGGTTATGCAATAGCAACATTTTATGGCGTAAACTTGGTATCTTTTGATCCAGATTCTTTAGAAAAGTTAAGTGAAAGAAGAGTAGATTTATATGAAGTTCTAAAATATTATTATAATCAAAAAAGAGATGAAGAACTTAAAAAAACATTTGAAACGGGGGAATAA
- the rsmD gene encoding 16S rRNA (guanine(966)-N(2))-methyltransferase RsmD, which produces MKEQKPSTKIIAGVYKGKVLELPSLDVTRSSKSVLKESVFNVLQFDIIDKIFIESFAGSGSIGLEAISRGAKRSYFIELDKKSYSILVKNCKNIDIEKCQTIQGNAFVQTPLILDFMKNSKDEIILYVDPPFDYRDGMEDIYEKSFRMISDIKADNIFKIIIEHESKLEIPERLGKFTLEKTRKFGKSSLSYFSSDE; this is translated from the coding sequence ATGAAAGAGCAAAAACCAAGTACAAAAATTATAGCAGGAGTATACAAAGGTAAAGTTTTAGAGCTTCCTAGTTTAGATGTTACTAGAAGTTCTAAATCTGTTTTAAAAGAGTCTGTGTTCAATGTTTTACAATTTGATATTATAGATAAAATTTTTATAGAGTCTTTCGCAGGAAGTGGTTCAATTGGACTTGAAGCAATAAGCAGAGGAGCAAAGAGATCATATTTTATAGAGCTTGATAAAAAGTCTTACTCTATTTTAGTAAAAAATTGTAAAAATATTGATATTGAAAAGTGTCAAACAATTCAAGGAAATGCCTTTGTACAAACTCCACTTATTTTAGATTTTATGAAAAATTCAAAAGATGAGATAATTTTATATGTAGATCCACCTTTTGATTATAGAGATGGAATGGAAGATATTTATGAAAAATCATTTAGAATGATTTCTGATATAAAAGCTGATAATATTTTTAAAATTATAATTGAACATGAATCAAAGCTTGAAATTCCAGAGAGATTAGGTAAATTTACTTTAGAAAAAACTAGAAAATTTGGTAAAAGTTCTCTTTCTTATTTCAGTTCTGATGAATAA
- a CDS encoding EscU/YscU/HrcU family type III secretion system export apparatus switch protein, with protein MQENSKIKKAVALDYEKGVDSAPKVVAKAKGEAAKNIIKIANENQIPIKKDEDLVELLSKIDIGKEIPNSMYKAVAEIFAFIYELSNEKKGIEK; from the coding sequence TTGCAAGAAAATAGTAAAATAAAAAAAGCAGTAGCTCTTGATTATGAAAAAGGAGTAGATAGTGCTCCAAAAGTTGTAGCAAAAGCAAAAGGTGAAGCTGCAAAAAATATTATAAAAATAGCAAATGAAAATCAAATTCCTATAAAAAAAGATGAAGATTTAGTAGAATTATTGAGCAAAATAGATATAGGCAAAGAGATTCCAAACTCTATGTATAAAGCTGTTGCTGAAATTTTTGCATTTATTTATGAATTATCAAATGAGAAAAAAGGTATAGAAAAATGA
- a CDS encoding M23 family metallopeptidase, giving the protein MKNFIFITLLITNIFAFELSHKEVKNANLILVTLELENIEKPRLSFGKNHYDFYINPFKNSSYYILLPISYYEKPKKEKIIISYIKDGKKIFKTKKLDIIDGNYKSEVLKVNPSKIDLSPEDKIRVEEEFKEAKDIYRKKHPNLLFKDDFILPLDSKITSDFGNSRVFNGSLKSYHSGTDFRAANGTEIIASNSGIVRVTKDRFYGGNTLIIDHGHGIFSGYFHLSSFKVKELDYVKKGQVIALSGSTGRVTGPHLHFIFRINDILVDPLQAIEILNSLKN; this is encoded by the coding sequence ATGAAAAATTTTATATTTATAACTTTATTAATTACAAATATATTTGCATTTGAGCTAAGTCATAAAGAGGTAAAAAATGCAAATTTAATTCTTGTTACTCTTGAATTAGAAAATATTGAAAAACCAAGATTGAGTTTTGGAAAAAATCATTACGATTTTTATATAAATCCTTTCAAAAACAGCTCTTATTATATTTTACTACCTATTTCATATTATGAAAAACCAAAAAAAGAGAAAATTATCATATCTTATATAAAAGATGGAAAAAAGATTTTTAAAACAAAAAAATTAGATATTATAGATGGAAACTATAAAAGTGAAGTTCTAAAAGTAAATCCTTCAAAAATTGATTTAAGTCCTGAAGACAAAATAAGAGTTGAAGAAGAGTTTAAAGAAGCAAAAGATATTTATAGAAAAAAACATCCTAATTTACTATTCAAAGATGATTTTATTTTACCTTTAGATTCAAAGATTACAAGTGATTTTGGAAATAGTAGAGTTTTTAATGGTTCTTTAAAATCTTATCATAGTGGAACAGATTTTAGAGCGGCTAATGGAACAGAAATAATTGCAAGTAATAGCGGGATTGTAAGAGTAACAAAAGATAGATTTTATGGTGGAAATACTTTAATAATAGATCATGGTCATGGTATTTTTAGCGGATATTTTCATCTTAGTTCTTTTAAAGTAAAAGAGTTGGATTATGTAAAAAAAGGGCAAGTAATTGCTTTAAGTGGTAGCACAGGAAGAGTTACAGGTCCTCATTTACATTTTATTTTTAGAATAAATGATATTCTTGTAGATCCTCTTCAAGCAATAGAGATTTTAAACTCTTTAAAAAATTAA
- a CDS encoding SDR family NAD(P)-dependent oxidoreductase encodes MINILITGCSSGIGLETAKILKSNGIKVYASAREKKDVKMLQDLGFETFKIDVRNKEDISSALKKILNNDLKLDAVFNNAGFGQPGAVEDLSVEVLKEQLDTNLHGLLELTNQAMKIFRTQGYGKIIQHSSVLGIISLRFRGAYNISKYAIEGLCDTLRLETLNSNIYVSTINTGPVTSKFRENSLNNFKKNIDIENSFWQETYNSEIKKRLESSDDKGAFTLPPSSVANVVLKVLKSKKPKPRYYVTKATYILGFAKRVLSTSWLDKLLFKI; translated from the coding sequence ATGATAAATATATTAATTACAGGTTGTTCAAGTGGAATTGGACTTGAAACAGCAAAAATATTAAAAAGCAATGGTATAAAAGTTTATGCAAGTGCAAGAGAAAAAAAAGATGTAAAAATGCTTCAAGATTTGGGTTTTGAAACATTCAAAATTGATGTTAGAAACAAAGAAGATATATCTTCTGCACTAAAAAAGATTTTAAATAATGATTTAAAACTTGATGCAGTTTTTAATAATGCTGGTTTTGGTCAACCAGGGGCTGTGGAAGATTTGAGTGTTGAAGTTTTAAAAGAGCAACTAGATACAAACCTTCATGGACTTTTGGAACTTACAAATCAAGCTATGAAAATATTTAGAACTCAAGGATATGGCAAAATAATCCAACATAGCTCCGTTTTAGGAATAATATCTTTAAGATTTAGAGGGGCTTATAATATAAGTAAATATGCTATTGAAGGACTTTGTGATACTCTAAGACTTGAAACATTAAATAGTAATATTTATGTAAGTACAATAAACACAGGTCCTGTTACTTCAAAATTTAGAGAAAACTCTTTAAATAATTTTAAAAAAAATATAGATATTGAAAATAGTTTTTGGCAGGAAACTTATAATAGTGAAATCAAAAAAAGACTTGAAAGTAGTGATGATAAAGGAGCTTTTACTCTTCCTCCAAGCAGTGTTGCAAATGTAGTTTTAAAAGTACTAAAAAGTAAAAAACCAAAACCAAGATATTATGTAACAAAAGCTACTTATATCTTAGGTTTTGCAAAAAGAGTTTTAAGTACCTCTTGGCTTGATAAACTTCTTTTTAAAATTTAA
- a CDS encoding TIGR00730 family Rossman fold protein has product MNVAIYCGSSFGNNEIYKTKTIELAKKLALNNIKIVYGGSKQGLMGIISNESLKLNNSVTGVITYDLVNKELENTDITKIYKVDSMKERKAKMEELSDAFIALPGAYGTLEEIIDVIASAQIGYHSKPCAFVNIDGYYDKLIEFFYSCATNGFMDKRFIDMLIVSDDIDEIIEKIKNYKAPKPKWEK; this is encoded by the coding sequence ATGAATGTAGCAATATATTGTGGATCAAGTTTTGGAAACAATGAAATTTATAAAACAAAAACTATTGAATTAGCAAAAAAACTAGCATTAAATAATATAAAAATAGTTTATGGTGGTTCAAAACAAGGTTTAATGGGAATAATTTCAAATGAATCTTTAAAATTAAACAATAGTGTAACAGGTGTTATAACTTATGATTTAGTAAATAAAGAGCTTGAAAATACAGATATTACAAAAATTTATAAAGTTGATTCTATGAAAGAGCGAAAAGCAAAAATGGAAGAGCTAAGTGATGCTTTTATTGCTCTTCCAGGTGCTTATGGTACTTTAGAAGAGATTATTGATGTGATAGCTTCTGCACAAATTGGTTATCACTCAAAACCTTGTGCTTTTGTAAATATTGATGGATATTATGACAAATTAATAGAGTTTTTTTATTCATGTGCTACAAATGGTTTTATGGATAAAAGATTTATAGATATGCTAATTGTAAGTGATGATATTGATGAAATAATTGAAAAAATCAAAAACTATAAAGCACCAAAACCAAAATGGGAGAAATAA
- the ftsY gene encoding signal recognition particle-docking protein FtsY, translating to MFGFLKKEKNKEEKQESQSFLSKAFDKTFSTIKTVVPQKKEKISFDDIEELLIEADVEYEIIEKAMNGLPNMISRKELRHRLVMLFEHAPKVDFDKFEKPFVRLIIGVNGAGKTTTIAKLANMLKKDGQSVILGAGDTFRAAAIEQLSTWAERLNIPIIKTKQGHDSSAVAFDTISSAIARGVDNVIIDTAGRLQTQTNLNNELKKIVKICQKALNNKPFLKLMVLDGTQGNSAIAQAKAFNELIEIDGIIVTKLDGTAKGGALFSISNQLELPIFYIGVGEKENDLVEFSPDSFVDALLDEIYINNTKE from the coding sequence ATGTTTGGATTTTTAAAAAAAGAGAAAAATAAAGAAGAGAAACAAGAGAGTCAAAGTTTTTTATCAAAAGCTTTTGATAAAACTTTTTCAACTATAAAAACTGTTGTTCCTCAAAAAAAAGAGAAAATAAGTTTTGATGATATAGAAGAACTTCTAATAGAAGCTGATGTTGAGTATGAAATTATAGAAAAAGCCATGAATGGTTTACCAAATATGATTTCAAGGAAAGAGCTAAGACATAGACTTGTAATGCTTTTTGAACATGCTCCAAAAGTTGATTTTGATAAGTTTGAGAAACCTTTTGTAAGACTTATTATTGGTGTTAATGGAGCTGGTAAAACTACAACTATTGCAAAATTAGCAAATATGTTAAAAAAAGATGGTCAAAGTGTAATATTAGGGGCTGGAGATACTTTTAGAGCAGCTGCTATAGAACAATTAAGCACTTGGGCTGAAAGATTAAATATACCAATTATTAAAACAAAACAAGGTCATGATTCAAGTGCTGTTGCATTTGATACTATTAGTTCTGCCATTGCAAGAGGTGTTGATAATGTTATTATTGATACAGCAGGAAGATTACAAACTCAAACAAACTTAAATAATGAGTTAAAGAAAATAGTAAAAATTTGTCAAAAAGCATTAAACAATAAACCATTTTTAAAACTTATGGTTTTGGATGGAACTCAAGGAAATAGTGCAATAGCACAAGCAAAAGCTTTTAATGAGCTTATTGAAATAGATGGAATAATTGTTACAAAACTAGATGGTACAGCAAAAGGTGGTGCTTTATTCTCAATATCAAATCAACTTGAACTACCAATATTTTATATTGGAGTTGGAGAAAAAGAGAATGATTTAGTAGAGTTTTCTCCTGATAGTTTTGTTGATGCTTTACTTGATGAGATTTATATAAATAATACTAAGGAGTAG
- a CDS encoding TIGR02757 family protein: MQRDDIELKELLDIEVNSRNSEFELSYDKPDPLLVAKRQKDDYAILLCALFAYGNAKLIVKFLDSLDFSLLDKSEEDIEKTLNKHYYRFQNSKDVIEVFKAFRRLKLENSLEELFLEAYNKEKNVLEGVDFLIGKIKEKANYSSQGFDFLVGNTLKRDKQGKIKLTNAPYKRWNMFLRWMIREDSLDLGFWKNVSKSDLILPLDTHTFKVSQKLGLLKNKTYNLKSALEITEKLKKFDKNDPIKYDFAIYRLGQEKII; this comes from the coding sequence ATGCAAAGAGATGATATAGAATTAAAAGAGCTTTTAGATATTGAAGTAAACTCAAGAAATAGTGAATTTGAACTAAGTTATGATAAACCAGATCCACTTTTAGTAGCTAAAAGACAAAAAGATGATTATGCTATTTTACTTTGTGCTTTGTTTGCTTATGGAAATGCGAAATTAATAGTAAAGTTTTTAGATAGTTTAGATTTTTCATTATTAGATAAAAGTGAAGAAGATATAGAAAAAACACTTAATAAGCACTATTATAGATTTCAAAATAGTAAAGATGTTATAGAAGTTTTTAAAGCATTTAGAAGATTAAAACTTGAAAATAGTTTAGAAGAGCTATTTTTAGAAGCTTATAATAAAGAAAAAAATGTTTTAGAAGGAGTGGATTTTTTAATAGGAAAAATCAAAGAAAAAGCAAATTATAGTTCTCAAGGTTTTGATTTTTTAGTAGGAAATACTTTAAAAAGAGATAAACAAGGAAAAATAAAACTTACAAATGCTCCATATAAAAGATGGAATATGTTTCTAAGATGGATGATAAGAGAAGATAGCTTGGATTTGGGATTTTGGAAAAATGTGTCAAAAAGTGATTTGATTTTACCACTTGATACTCATACCTTCAAGGTTTCACAAAAACTAGGGCTGTTAAAGAATAAAACTTATAATCTAAAATCAGCACTTGAAATAACAGAAAAACTAAAAAAGTTTGATAAAAATGACCCTATAAAATATGATTTTGCTATTTATAGGTTGGGGCAAGAGAAGATTATATAA